One part of the Streptomyces lienomycini genome encodes these proteins:
- a CDS encoding methyltransferase, giving the protein MSASPADTSPDTDERIGVLTDLVTPWAVRVAATLMIADHLGDSAAAVEDLAKQCGADADAVGRLLEHLAVKGMFAPDGPGRYRNNPLSDRLRRDHPMTMYPWLDIEGGMGQYDRGLIALLLAVRTGAEAYAPTFGRPFFEDLNTDARRGAAYDELMATVTAWTLPEILGAYDWSGVRHVTDVAGGSGALLTGLLQAQPGLRGTLVDDPRAVRTAGERFTAAGVADRATVHPGSMFDPLPGGADLYLVKSTVMGWGDEGGAAILRRCAEAAGPQGRVMVAEFLRGAPRLVPSLDLYMTLLGGKERTEDEFRALGAAAGLTLLATHPTPSGYCLLEFTVDA; this is encoded by the coding sequence GTGAGCGCAAGCCCCGCCGACACCTCCCCGGACACCGACGAGAGGATCGGTGTCCTCACCGACCTCGTGACCCCCTGGGCCGTGCGCGTGGCGGCCACCCTCATGATCGCGGACCACCTCGGTGACTCCGCGGCGGCGGTCGAGGACCTCGCGAAGCAGTGCGGCGCCGACGCGGACGCCGTCGGCCGACTGCTCGAACACCTCGCCGTCAAGGGCATGTTCGCGCCGGACGGCCCCGGACGGTACCGCAACAACCCGCTGTCCGACCGGCTGCGCCGCGACCACCCGATGACGATGTATCCGTGGCTGGACATCGAGGGCGGCATGGGGCAGTACGACCGCGGGCTGATCGCACTGCTCCTCGCCGTCCGCACCGGCGCGGAGGCCTACGCTCCCACCTTCGGCCGGCCCTTCTTCGAGGACCTCAACACCGACGCCCGCCGCGGTGCCGCCTACGACGAGCTGATGGCCACGGTCACCGCGTGGACCCTCCCGGAGATCCTGGGCGCCTACGACTGGAGCGGCGTCCGGCACGTCACCGACGTCGCCGGCGGCAGCGGCGCCCTGCTCACCGGGCTCCTCCAGGCGCAGCCGGGGCTGCGCGGCACCCTCGTCGACGATCCGCGCGCCGTCCGCACGGCGGGCGAGCGTTTCACCGCCGCCGGTGTCGCCGACCGGGCCACCGTCCACCCCGGCTCCATGTTCGATCCGCTGCCCGGTGGCGCCGACCTCTACCTCGTCAAGTCCACCGTCATGGGCTGGGGCGACGAGGGGGGAGCGGCGATCCTGCGCCGCTGCGCCGAGGCCGCCGGGCCGCAGGGGCGTGTCATGGTCGCCGAGTTCCTGCGCGGCGCACCCCGGCTCGTGCCCTCCCTCGACCTCTACATGACGCTGCTGGGCGGCAAGGAGCGCACGGAGGACGAGTTCCGCGCGCTGGGCGCGGCCGCCGGTCTCACTCTGCTGGCGACGCACCCCACACCGTCCGGATACTGCCTGCTGGAGTTCACGGTCGATGCATAG
- a CDS encoding DNA alkylation repair protein, producing the protein MTPTSLQRLRAELRELAEPQVRAQQERVLSPADDDELLGVRVPVLRRLARGYRELTPDELDSLLRSRVHDERFAGLLVLAEQVRTARGAQRGALVDFYLARTDCVDNWDLVDGSAPVVLGPWLLEESLDVLDRLAGSPSLWERRIAVLGTLALIRADRYEPTFSLVLTLRRDPEPLIHKALGWMLREIGRRDERAMVDFLDRHAPDLPRVTVRYATERLSPEERARFVRRR; encoded by the coding sequence ATGACTCCTACCTCACTCCAGCGGCTGCGGGCCGAACTCCGGGAGCTGGCCGAACCGCAGGTGCGTGCCCAGCAGGAGCGGGTGCTCAGCCCCGCGGACGACGACGAACTGCTCGGCGTACGGGTCCCGGTGCTGCGTCGACTCGCCCGGGGCTACCGCGAGTTGACGCCGGACGAGTTGGACTCGCTGCTGCGCAGCCGGGTGCACGACGAACGGTTCGCGGGGCTGCTGGTGCTGGCCGAGCAGGTCCGGACCGCTCGCGGCGCGCAGCGCGGGGCGCTGGTGGACTTCTACCTGGCGCGGACCGACTGCGTGGACAACTGGGACCTGGTCGACGGTTCCGCGCCGGTCGTGCTCGGGCCGTGGCTGCTGGAGGAGTCGCTGGACGTCCTGGACCGGCTCGCCGGGTCGCCCTCCCTGTGGGAGCGGCGGATCGCCGTGCTGGGCACGCTGGCGCTGATCAGGGCCGACCGCTACGAGCCGACGTTCTCCCTGGTGCTGACGCTGCGCCGGGACCCGGAGCCGCTCATCCACAAGGCGCTGGGGTGGATGCTCCGGGAGATCGGCCGCCGCGACGAGCGGGCGATGGTCGACTTCCTCGACCGGCACGCCCCCGACCTGCCCCGCGTCACCGTCCGCTACGCGACCGAACGCCTGAGCCCCGAGGAACGGGCACGGTTCGTCCGCCGACGCTAG
- a CDS encoding BtrH N-terminal domain-containing protein — protein MATASASGNTRDPAPGTDGTVRLYGGEHCETSAFRKALHAHGLGLSEEMLLGLGGGIGFMYVPKAPGTPPFLATRNDPFPVFTRRMASGVGLELSVVTTTDPEEARGRLDRELADQGLAVVYADMHYLPYFRAHHHFGGHCLVVTGTDPDTGRLRVSDRPAGPRTLDPGELAAARGSRHQPFPPRHAMLRAPWSAARPPSEGTLRAALGAACRAGLEPPNASLGIQGLRMLAERLVATVRDEAAPEAVVDTLVQAFVDLRLAGTGGDGFRSMFHTFVAETAALLDDGAVADAVPLAAADAAAWRHLVATLLPAGTALGRLGEAHRSREEHLLAAAPDRQAEASAVDAELPGLRDEAVTEVKGLRQDLATALHDAVADVIARESALLGHLRPAAHEH, from the coding sequence ATGGCGACGGCCTCGGCCAGCGGCAACACACGGGACCCCGCGCCGGGCACGGACGGCACGGTCCGTCTGTACGGCGGCGAGCACTGCGAGACCTCCGCGTTCCGCAAGGCGCTGCACGCCCACGGGCTCGGCCTGAGCGAGGAGATGCTGCTCGGGCTCGGCGGCGGCATCGGCTTCATGTACGTGCCCAAGGCCCCCGGTACACCACCGTTCCTGGCCACGCGGAACGACCCGTTCCCGGTCTTCACCCGCCGTATGGCCTCGGGTGTCGGTCTGGAGCTGTCCGTCGTGACCACCACCGACCCCGAGGAGGCCCGGGGCCGGCTCGACCGTGAACTGGCCGACCAGGGGCTCGCCGTCGTCTACGCCGACATGCACTACCTCCCCTACTTCCGGGCGCACCACCACTTCGGCGGCCACTGCCTGGTCGTCACCGGGACCGACCCGGACACCGGCCGGCTGCGGGTCTCCGACCGGCCCGCCGGCCCCCGCACCCTGGACCCCGGTGAGCTGGCCGCCGCCCGCGGCTCCCGGCACCAGCCGTTCCCGCCCCGGCACGCCATGCTGCGCGCCCCGTGGTCCGCGGCCCGCCCGCCCTCGGAGGGCACCCTGCGTGCCGCGCTGGGTGCCGCCTGCCGCGCGGGGCTGGAACCGCCGAACGCCTCCCTGGGCATCCAGGGGCTGCGGATGCTGGCCGAACGGCTGGTGGCCACCGTCCGCGACGAGGCGGCGCCCGAGGCGGTGGTAGACACCCTCGTCCAGGCCTTCGTCGACCTGCGTCTCGCCGGGACCGGAGGTGACGGCTTCCGCTCCATGTTCCACACCTTCGTCGCGGAGACCGCCGCTCTCCTCGACGACGGCGCGGTCGCCGACGCGGTGCCCCTGGCCGCGGCCGACGCCGCCGCCTGGCGGCACCTCGTCGCCACCCTGCTGCCCGCGGGCACCGCGCTGGGACGGCTCGGCGAGGCGCACCGCTCGCGGGAGGAGCACCTGCTCGCGGCGGCCCCGGACCGGCAGGCAGAGGCGTCCGCCGTGGACGCGGAGCTGCCGGGCCTGCGCGACGAGGCCGTCACCGAGGTCAAGGGGCTGCGCCAGGATCTGGCCACCGCCCTGCACGACGCCGTGGCCGACGTCATCGCCCGCGAGAGCGCACTGCTCGGGCATCTGCGGCCCGCGGCCCACGAACACTGA
- a CDS encoding ferredoxin, translating into MAVQPPARLPDNAAGRFYVNEECTDCDTCRCIAPDFFLRNDDAGYTYVAVQPRSEDDEDAVYEAMDCCPADAICEEE; encoded by the coding sequence GTGGCCGTCCAGCCGCCCGCCCGGCTGCCCGACAACGCCGCGGGGCGGTTCTACGTGAACGAGGAGTGCACCGACTGCGACACCTGCCGGTGCATCGCCCCGGACTTCTTCCTCCGCAACGACGACGCCGGATACACCTACGTCGCCGTGCAGCCGCGGTCCGAGGACGACGAGGACGCCGTCTACGAGGCGATGGACTGCTGCCCGGCGGACGCCATCTGCGAAGAGGAGTGA
- a CDS encoding GyrI-like domain-containing protein — translation MGNSGFGHPFQKLYEATPDPALVEVPPLRYLAVDGEGDPQGSESFAAAVAALYIATQAVAVESDPADGAATGPCPLEGLWWSTDPRLDLASGDPGLWQDRTSWRWTLLLRQAEPVDRDRLEAVRAELGAKADTPDAEAAAAALREHTLDEGPCVQLLHEGAIENEPASVRALHRYLDGQGLVPAGRHHEIYLVPATTAPSHELRTILRQPVSRG, via the coding sequence ATGGGCAACAGCGGTTTCGGCCACCCGTTCCAGAAGCTGTACGAAGCGACACCGGACCCGGCGCTGGTGGAAGTGCCGCCCCTGCGCTACCTGGCCGTGGACGGCGAGGGCGACCCGCAGGGCTCCGAGTCCTTCGCGGCGGCCGTCGCCGCGCTCTACATCGCGACGCAGGCGGTGGCCGTGGAGAGCGACCCCGCCGACGGCGCGGCCACCGGGCCGTGCCCCCTCGAAGGGCTGTGGTGGAGCACCGACCCGCGACTGGACCTCGCAAGCGGCGACCCCGGACTGTGGCAGGACCGCACCAGCTGGCGCTGGACCCTGCTGCTGCGTCAGGCCGAGCCGGTCGACAGGGACCGCCTGGAGGCGGTCCGCGCCGAACTGGGCGCCAAGGCCGACACCCCCGACGCCGAGGCCGCCGCGGCCGCACTGCGCGAACACACCCTGGACGAGGGTCCGTGCGTCCAACTGCTGCACGAGGGCGCCATCGAGAACGAGCCCGCCTCCGTCCGGGCCCTGCACCGGTACCTGGACGGTCAGGGCCTGGTGCCGGCCGGCCGGCACCACGAGATCTACCTGGTCCCGGCCACGACGGCGCCCTCGCACGAACTGCGCACCATCCTGCGCCAGCCCGTCAGCCGCGGGTGA
- a CDS encoding NADPH-dependent FMN reductase: protein MIRILGIGGSMRPGSTSQVLLRRALATLAADGCETELLDLRELQLPFCNGDKKEPWPHFPDVRRLREAVRAADGVILAGPEYHGTVGGALKNAVDLLDFEHAEGKVLGAIVALGGRSNSNALNDLRLIARWLRAWMVPQQVAVPQARRALVDGEPVDLAVTERVDELARAVARAAGLLRVRDDEAVTRG from the coding sequence GTGATCCGGATCCTGGGCATCGGCGGCAGCATGCGCCCCGGCTCGACCAGCCAGGTGCTGCTGCGCCGGGCCCTGGCCACCCTCGCCGCCGACGGGTGCGAGACGGAGCTGCTCGACCTGCGCGAGCTTCAGCTCCCGTTCTGCAACGGCGACAAGAAGGAGCCGTGGCCGCACTTCCCGGACGTGCGGCGGCTGCGGGAGGCGGTCCGGGCCGCGGACGGGGTGATCCTGGCGGGGCCCGAGTACCACGGCACGGTCGGCGGGGCGCTGAAGAACGCCGTGGACCTGCTCGACTTCGAGCACGCCGAGGGCAAGGTCCTGGGCGCGATCGTCGCGCTGGGCGGGCGCAGCAACTCCAACGCGCTCAACGACCTGCGGCTGATCGCCCGCTGGCTGCGGGCCTGGATGGTGCCGCAGCAGGTGGCCGTCCCGCAGGCCCGCCGGGCGCTGGTCGACGGCGAGCCGGTGGACCTGGCGGTGACCGAGCGGGTGGACGAACTGGCCCGCGCGGTGGCCCGCGCGGCGGGGCTGCTGCGGGTGCGCGACGACGAGGCCGTCACCCGCGGCTGA
- a CDS encoding class I SAM-dependent methyltransferase gives MDTAPRYDGGPPALDPAWEHERLRLDRLAVMTDPATREVLDSCAPDDPREIVEIGAGRGSVARALARRHPGARVWATDVDLRHLDTGGLPNLVPLRHDANGDPAPVTGVDLIHCRSVMIFLDDPYAALERLVGWLAPGGCIVVEELAGFPPYDPTTVLGGALDAVSEVLRHDAGADPQWVRDLMTDPPGPLARHGLVDCGAQMRVYPFQAGSPASEFSRLTLEQLRPRLLGQGRLTEDRLDTAVALLRDHDLDDPASAVLSVWGRRPR, from the coding sequence GTGGACACAGCCCCGCGGTACGACGGCGGCCCGCCCGCACTGGACCCGGCCTGGGAGCACGAACGCCTGCGGCTGGACCGGCTGGCGGTGATGACGGACCCGGCGACGCGGGAGGTCCTCGACAGCTGCGCGCCGGACGATCCGCGCGAGATCGTGGAGATCGGCGCCGGCCGCGGGTCGGTCGCCCGTGCGCTGGCCCGGCGCCACCCCGGGGCCCGGGTCTGGGCGACCGACGTCGACCTGCGGCACCTGGACACCGGGGGCCTGCCCAACCTGGTGCCCCTGCGACACGACGCGAACGGCGATCCCGCACCTGTGACGGGCGTCGACCTCATCCACTGCCGGTCCGTCATGATCTTCCTCGACGATCCGTACGCCGCGCTGGAGCGCCTGGTCGGCTGGCTCGCGCCCGGCGGCTGCATCGTCGTCGAGGAGCTCGCCGGATTCCCGCCGTACGACCCCACCACCGTCCTCGGCGGCGCCCTCGACGCGGTCTCCGAGGTGCTGCGGCACGACGCGGGCGCGGACCCGCAGTGGGTGCGCGATCTCATGACCGACCCGCCGGGTCCGCTGGCCCGCCACGGGCTGGTGGACTGCGGGGCGCAGATGCGGGTCTACCCGTTCCAGGCCGGCAGCCCGGCCTCCGAGTTCTCCCGGCTGACGCTGGAGCAGCTGCGCCCCCGGCTGCTGGGGCAGGGCCGGCTCACCGAGGACCGGCTGGACACCGCGGTGGCCCTGTTGCGCGACCACGACCTCGACGACCCCGCCAGCGCGGTGCTCAGCGTCTGGGGCCGGCGCCCCCGCTGA
- a CDS encoding GyrI-like domain-containing protein, protein MAVHRRTDPLTAPARDTVVASGQQLYTFDQFGPFSVVCLRHSGSFRTLDRTWSRLLAYTESHGLADGARLVGVVYDDPADVPPERLRYDACVCAPDTVLRPDSRDLLDAGDLPLRYETLGGLWAWRTTHRGAFDTLSATYRRALHTTAFRQQGVVAPCPRPPFYEVYRSGPGAAADAEAEIDIYLPVP, encoded by the coding sequence ATGGCCGTGCACCGAAGAACCGACCCGCTGACGGCGCCCGCCCGCGACACCGTCGTCGCTTCGGGCCAGCAGCTGTACACCTTCGACCAGTTCGGCCCGTTCTCCGTCGTCTGCCTGCGCCACTCCGGTTCGTTCCGGACGCTGGACCGCACCTGGAGCCGGCTGCTGGCCTACACCGAGAGCCACGGTCTGGCCGACGGCGCCCGGCTCGTCGGCGTGGTCTACGACGACCCGGCCGACGTGCCGCCCGAGCGGCTGCGCTACGACGCCTGCGTCTGCGCCCCGGACACCGTCCTGCGGCCGGACTCGCGCGACCTCCTCGACGCCGGTGACCTGCCGCTGCGTTACGAGACCCTCGGCGGGCTGTGGGCCTGGCGCACCACCCACCGCGGCGCCTTCGACACGCTGTCCGCCACCTACCGGCGGGCCCTGCACACCACCGCCTTCCGGCAGCAGGGCGTGGTCGCCCCTTGCCCGCGGCCCCCCTTCTACGAGGTCTACCGCTCCGGGCCGGGCGCCGCCGCCGACGCCGAGGCGGAGATCGACATCTACCTGCCGGTTCCCTGA
- a CDS encoding AraC family transcriptional regulator, with product MAALRDASHGVDVDVIARQVHTAPHYFRKIFRDTTGESVQRYVRRYRLEIAVYRLVFTDWPVYEVAARCGYSAHAPFTRAVREAFGSTPAELRRREPTGPWPKSGPGCSELEEVDTQSRLVAFLRHFGTHASLAGRWQHLRDWLEVHGHEPDAQQPLEITHDDPEFYRDGSIRFDVGMAVPPSFAPSDGIGLQVVPGQRRLRITHHGPVHLIPYTFMHLAVSAVMLGLYDGTHPPVPYLVEYERMPWFLPEVRTTAWVSLPLRPAQPGPAPAG from the coding sequence GTGGCCGCGTTGCGCGACGCCTCCCACGGTGTGGACGTCGACGTCATCGCGCGGCAGGTGCACACGGCACCCCACTACTTCCGGAAGATCTTCCGGGACACCACCGGAGAATCGGTCCAGCGGTACGTGCGCCGGTACCGCCTCGAAATCGCCGTCTACCGGCTGGTGTTCACCGACTGGCCGGTGTACGAGGTGGCGGCGCGCTGCGGGTACTCCGCGCACGCCCCGTTCACCCGGGCCGTCCGGGAGGCGTTCGGCAGCACCCCCGCCGAGCTGCGGCGGCGGGAGCCGACCGGGCCGTGGCCGAAGTCCGGCCCGGGCTGCTCGGAACTGGAGGAGGTCGACACCCAGAGCCGGCTGGTGGCGTTCCTGCGGCACTTCGGAACCCACGCCTCGCTGGCCGGAAGGTGGCAGCACCTCCGCGACTGGCTGGAAGTGCACGGCCATGAACCGGACGCCCAGCAGCCGCTGGAAATCACCCACGACGACCCGGAGTTCTACCGGGACGGCTCGATCCGCTTCGACGTGGGAATGGCCGTACCCCCGTCGTTCGCACCCTCGGACGGCATCGGCCTCCAGGTCGTCCCCGGCCAACGGCGGCTGCGGATCACCCATCACGGACCGGTGCACCTGATCCCGTACACCTTCATGCACCTCGCGGTGAGCGCGGTGATGCTGGGCCTGTACGACGGCACCCACCCGCCGGTGCCGTACCTGGTCGAGTACGAGCGGATGCCGTGGTTCCTGCCCGAGGTCAGGACCACTGCATGGGTGAGCCTTCCGCTGAGGCCGGCGCAGCCGGGGCCCGCCCCGGCAGGATGA
- a CDS encoding FAD-dependent oxidoreductase, with amino-acid sequence MAKETFKVVVIGAGLAGLTLAQGLRTRGVDVEVHERDTTPADRSQGFRIHVNPTGTRALRSCLSDELFELFLDTSGDGGDGLRFTDHLLRPLLSLDGPRDADPLLNHQSVCRVTLRHLLLRGLDDVVRFGRHYERYEELADGTVVAHFSDGSTARGDVLVGADGCRSRVRAQRLPQARVMATGAVGVAGKLPLDEELRAWVHPPLLSAAHIVMGPHGARMFAATHQYRNRPSKALDLGAAPAGGLLFDTDTDYLMWAVTASPGRFALPTDTTSSSPRQLGEAVLRLVDGWHPVIRRAVADADPETLTGLPVRSAVAVPDWAPSRVTLVGDAAHCATPLGGMGGNMALRDAELLYGALTRAARGTRVEESVGTYEAAMRAYAADAVTKSKKNLDRSLSENRVSRAVTRATFRMIDRMPSVKRRMASEAGG; translated from the coding sequence ATGGCGAAAGAGACGTTCAAGGTGGTGGTCATCGGCGCGGGCCTAGCCGGGCTGACGCTCGCGCAGGGCCTGCGCACACGGGGCGTCGACGTGGAGGTCCACGAACGCGACACCACTCCCGCCGACCGGTCCCAGGGGTTCCGCATCCATGTCAACCCGACCGGGACGCGGGCCCTGCGCTCCTGCCTGAGCGACGAGTTGTTCGAGCTGTTCCTGGACACCAGCGGCGACGGCGGCGACGGCCTGCGCTTCACCGACCACCTGCTGCGCCCGCTGCTCAGCCTGGACGGCCCCCGCGACGCGGACCCGCTGCTGAACCACCAGTCGGTGTGCCGGGTCACCCTGCGCCACCTGCTGCTGCGCGGTCTGGACGACGTGGTGCGCTTCGGCCGGCACTACGAGCGGTACGAGGAGCTGGCGGACGGCACCGTCGTCGCCCACTTCAGCGACGGTTCCACGGCCCGCGGCGACGTCCTCGTCGGCGCGGACGGCTGCCGTTCCCGGGTGCGTGCCCAGCGTCTGCCGCAGGCCCGGGTCATGGCGACGGGCGCCGTCGGAGTGGCCGGGAAGCTGCCCCTGGACGAGGAGTTGCGTGCCTGGGTGCATCCGCCGCTGCTGTCTGCCGCGCACATCGTCATGGGCCCGCACGGCGCCCGCATGTTCGCCGCCACCCACCAGTACCGCAACCGGCCCAGCAAGGCTCTGGACCTTGGGGCGGCTCCCGCGGGCGGGCTGCTCTTCGACACGGACACCGACTACCTGATGTGGGCCGTCACGGCCAGTCCCGGGCGCTTCGCGCTGCCCACGGACACCACGTCCAGCTCGCCGCGGCAGCTCGGCGAGGCGGTGCTGCGCCTGGTCGACGGCTGGCATCCGGTGATCCGGCGGGCCGTCGCCGACGCCGACCCGGAGACGCTCACCGGACTGCCCGTGCGCAGCGCCGTCGCGGTGCCCGACTGGGCGCCCTCCCGGGTCACCCTGGTCGGGGACGCCGCGCACTGCGCGACCCCGCTCGGCGGCATGGGCGGCAACATGGCGCTGCGCGACGCCGAGTTGCTGTACGGCGCGCTCACCCGGGCGGCGCGCGGCACCCGGGTGGAGGAGAGCGTCGGTACGTACGAGGCGGCGATGCGCGCCTATGCGGCGGACGCGGTGACGAAGTCGAAGAAGAACCTGGACCGCTCCCTGTCCGAGAACCGGGTGAGCCGGGCCGTGACCCGGGCGACCTTCCGGATGATCGACCGTATGCCGTCGGTGAAGCGGCGTATGGCGAGCGAGGCAGGTGGCTGA
- a CDS encoding alpha/beta fold hydrolase, which produces MATFVLVPGAWAGGWIWRSVSARLREAGHAVHTPTLTGLGERRHLGGPHTGPGTHVEDLAGVLTYEGLEDVVLVGHSYASAVLPGVADRCRERLRGLVYVDSAPLPSGMAPAELLPAGLRESFAESVARDGDGWALPVPDWEDLTRTFGTAGIDAAGRELMTLLQTPHPWSCYTRAVELEHGNDPGVPQTLVCCAMPAPQRDFFRGEHSPLVGDWTFRDLPTGHWPMLSAPADLATLLTTTTDA; this is translated from the coding sequence ATGGCAACGTTCGTGCTGGTTCCCGGTGCCTGGGCGGGAGGCTGGATCTGGCGCTCCGTGAGCGCACGGCTGCGCGAGGCGGGTCACGCCGTGCACACCCCGACCCTCACCGGCCTCGGTGAACGCCGCCACCTCGGCGGCCCGCACACCGGGCCCGGCACGCACGTCGAGGACCTGGCGGGCGTCCTGACGTACGAGGGGCTCGAGGACGTGGTGCTGGTCGGCCACAGCTACGCCTCCGCGGTGCTGCCCGGCGTCGCCGACCGCTGCCGGGAGCGGCTGCGGGGCCTGGTGTACGTGGACAGCGCGCCGCTTCCCTCGGGGATGGCGCCGGCGGAGCTGCTGCCGGCCGGTCTGCGGGAGTCCTTCGCCGAGTCCGTGGCGCGGGACGGCGACGGCTGGGCCCTGCCGGTGCCGGACTGGGAGGACCTCACCCGCACCTTCGGCACCGCCGGCATCGACGCCGCGGGGCGCGAGCTGATGACGCTGCTGCAGACCCCGCATCCGTGGTCCTGCTACACCCGCGCCGTCGAGCTGGAGCACGGCAACGACCCCGGTGTCCCGCAGACCCTGGTGTGCTGCGCGATGCCCGCCCCGCAGCGGGACTTCTTCCGCGGCGAGCACAGTCCTCTGGTGGGCGACTGGACCTTCCGGGACCTGCCGACCGGGCACTGGCCGATGCTCTCCGCCCCGGCCGACCTGGCCACCCTCCTGACCACGACCACGGACGCCTGA
- a CDS encoding DHA2 family efflux MFS transporter permease subunit yields MTSPTDTNSGAAGVNPWAALGMLCLGVFMTLLDVTIVSSATPSLIETFDASIDQAVWVFSAYIMAFASTLIVAGRLGDLYGPRRTYLVGLTVFVVASVLCGLSQAPWQLIVLRAVQGVGGALVVPQLMPMITTLFPPQKWGAAFGFTGALSGLAVLAGPLVGGVLVTGVGWRWIFYVNLPIGLLTFALVTRYLPDPRPARRQPLGVGSVALMLVGIGAVVFALVEGERLEWSGTVWAILAAGLGVLAVFLADQRRRQSGVPLVPFALFRIHNFTVMNLIAVTVGFGVVGAFLPLTLYLQSVQGLSASEAGLVIAVMPLVSVLAAGVSGRLIESAGPKRLLICGMVCFSAGLGLVAWQATADASVWQLVGPLALAGAGTGFTFAPMFGVGLRDVPPERSGVASGTVNTVQEFGGLLASAVIGVVLQTRLGAGRNIATGQPVEGGGEQSRAALDAFHDTLAGAIRTSLVIQMCVLAAGALCALAVRSAAPAAPAQDRPAGQQEPRPAGID; encoded by the coding sequence GTGACCTCACCGACCGACACCAACTCCGGAGCGGCGGGGGTCAACCCCTGGGCCGCGCTGGGCATGCTCTGCCTCGGTGTCTTCATGACCCTGCTCGACGTGACGATCGTCAGCTCGGCCACGCCGAGCCTGATCGAGACGTTCGACGCGTCGATCGACCAGGCGGTGTGGGTCTTCAGCGCCTACATCATGGCCTTCGCCAGCACCCTGATCGTGGCCGGCCGGCTCGGTGACCTGTACGGGCCGCGGCGGACCTACCTGGTCGGCCTCACCGTCTTCGTGGTCGCCTCGGTGCTGTGCGGCCTGTCCCAGGCGCCGTGGCAGCTGATCGTCCTGCGGGCCGTGCAGGGTGTGGGCGGCGCGCTCGTCGTTCCCCAGCTCATGCCGATGATCACCACGCTGTTCCCGCCGCAGAAGTGGGGGGCCGCGTTCGGCTTCACCGGAGCGCTCTCCGGGCTCGCGGTTCTCGCCGGTCCGCTGGTCGGCGGGGTGCTGGTGACGGGCGTCGGCTGGCGCTGGATCTTCTACGTCAACCTGCCCATCGGCCTGCTCACCTTCGCGCTGGTGACGCGGTACCTGCCCGATCCGCGGCCCGCCCGCCGCCAGCCCCTCGGGGTGGGCTCCGTGGCCCTGATGCTGGTCGGTATCGGTGCCGTGGTGTTCGCGCTGGTGGAGGGCGAGCGGCTGGAGTGGTCGGGCACGGTGTGGGCGATCCTGGCGGCCGGGCTCGGGGTCCTCGCGGTCTTCCTCGCCGACCAGCGGCGCCGGCAGTCCGGCGTACCGCTGGTGCCCTTCGCGCTCTTCCGGATCCACAACTTCACCGTCATGAACCTGATCGCCGTCACCGTCGGCTTCGGGGTGGTGGGCGCCTTCCTGCCGCTGACGCTGTACCTGCAGTCGGTGCAGGGGCTGTCCGCGTCCGAGGCGGGTCTCGTCATCGCCGTCATGCCGCTGGTGTCGGTCCTGGCGGCGGGGGTGAGCGGGCGTCTCATCGAGTCGGCCGGCCCCAAGCGGCTCCTGATCTGCGGCATGGTGTGCTTCTCGGCGGGCCTGGGGCTGGTCGCCTGGCAGGCGACCGCCGACGCCTCGGTGTGGCAGCTCGTCGGCCCGCTGGCCCTCGCCGGGGCCGGCACGGGCTTCACCTTCGCGCCGATGTTCGGTGTCGGGCTGCGCGACGTGCCGCCGGAGCGCAGCGGCGTGGCCTCCGGCACGGTCAACACCGTCCAGGAGTTCGGGGGGCTGCTCGCCAGCGCGGTCATCGGGGTGGTGCTCCAGACCCGTCTGGGCGCCGGCCGGAACATCGCCACCGGTCAGCCGGTCGAGGGCGGCGGGGAGCAGTCGCGGGCGGCTCTGGACGCCTTCCACGACACGCTCGCGGGCGCCATCCGTACCAGCCTGGTCATCCAGATGTGCGTCCTCGCGGCCGGTGCCCTGTGCGCGCTGGCCGTCCGCAGCGCCGCGCCCGCCGCCCCCGCGCAGGACCGGCCTGCCGGGCAGCAGGAGCCGCGGCCGGCCGGTATCGACTGA